The following proteins are co-located in the Abditibacteriaceae bacterium genome:
- a CDS encoding DUF2905 domain-containing protein, with product MTPAKLLMIGGAVMFLAGVILHFGARAGLGNLPGDVAWRRGNVSVFAPFATMLIVSIVLTIVLNVVMRFFR from the coding sequence ATGACGCCCGCCAAACTGCTGATGATCGGCGGAGCGGTCATGTTTCTCGCTGGCGTGATTCTTCACTTTGGAGCGCGGGCCGGATTGGGAAATCTTCCCGGCGATGTGGCTTGGCGGCGCGGCAATGTTTCGGTGTTCGCGCCGTTTGCGACCATGCTCATCGTTTCGATTGTGCTCACAATTGTGCTTAATGTTGTGATGCGTTTCTTTCGCTAA